In Prosthecobacter sp., the genomic window GCCATTACTGGAACTGAGATCCTGAATGTCGAATTTAGAACCATGTTTACGAATGACGGCATGATGTCCCGATACAGAATTGTGAGTGAGCATCACAATGCTTTGGGGATGACGACCAATTGTAGTCGCGTCATGTTTCAGGTCATGGACGATTGTAGTCCCGTCCCCTGTGTAAAAAAATAAATGGGCCATAAACGACTGTTCTGCCAATGCACCTATTTCACACGCTTGTCAAAATCGCCTCCATCATCCGCAGCGCTTCGCGATTGGGCCTCACATCGTGGACGCGGACGATGCGGGCGCCGTGTTCGCGGGCGTAGGCGCTAAGAGCGATGGTAGGCCAGAAGCGATCGTCCATGGCGTCGGAATGAAGGACTTTGGCGATCATGGATTTGCGTGAGACGCCGATGAGCAGTGGGCGCAGCGCGGCGAGCTTTGGCAGCTCGCGCATGAGGGTGAGGTTGTGCTCCAGGGTCTTGCCAAAGCCGAAGCCTGGGTCGAGCACGACGCGTTCGGGGGCGATGCCTTCATTTTCGAGCAGGCGCAGGCGGTTCTCAAAGTAACCGCGCACCTCGGCGACGACATCGTCGTAGTGCGGGTTCGCCTGCATGGTCTGCGGGGTGCCGGTCATGTGCATGACGACGAGGCCGGCGCTGGTTTGAGCTGCAAGACGCGGCATGGCGGCATCGGCGCGCAAGCCGGTGACGTCGTTGATGATGTCGGCCCCGGCATCGAGCGCAGCGCGGGCGACGGCGGCCTTCATGGTGTCGATGGAGATGAGCGCCTTGGTTTGGGAACGCACGGCGCGGATCACCGGCAATACGCGGCGCAGTTCCTCGGCTTCCTCGACGGGTTCGGCACCGGGGCGGGTGGATTCGCCGCCGATGTCGAGGATGTCGGCTCCTTCGGCGATCAAGGCGAGCGCGTGCTCGACGGCGCGACCGTGGTCGTTGAAGCGGCCGCCGTCGGAAAAGCTGTCGGGCGTGACGTTGACGATGCCCATGATGAGGCCGCGATGCGTGAGATCGAGGTCGTGGTTGCCGAAACGCCAGCGGAACATGCGGCATGGTGGCGTGAATTTGCGTCCGTCCAACGAGAAAACTGGAGATGATCGGCGGGCTGCTCTATGGAACCGGCATGAAGCTCAACCCCACCGCCCTGCTGCTCATTCTCCTCGCGCTTGGAGGCGCGGCGGCGTTTTTTCTGGCGGGAACGAAGCCGGAGAAGCCGGTGGTGGTGGCCGCCAAGCCGGAAGCGGCGCCGATCAACGTGACGAACGGCACTGTGGACGATTTGCAGAAGCAGATCGTGCTGTTGCAGGGACAGATCGAGTATCTGCAAGGCCAGAACGACGCGCTCAAGGATGAGAACGCGCAGATGCTGCAAAAGCTCGGCACGCTGGGCATGAAGGACGCGCCGAAAATGAATTTGAAGGACGATGGCGTGGCTCCTGACTTCGTGGGCATGGGTTTGGAGATGATGAAGATGCGTAAGCTGCATGCGCTGCCGATGGTGACGACGACAGTGAGCCAGCAGGAGGTGGAATCAGCGATTCTCGCGTGGTTGAAACGGCAGCAGCCGAATGACGAGGCGAAGAAATTCGCTCGCGGCCTCGCGGCGCTGGGCTGGATTCCCGAAGCAATTGATCCGCTGCCGCTGCGTGCGGCGCTGCTGGCACGTCAGCTCGGCGGCTGGTATGACGCGGAAACGGAAACGATGCTCACCGTCGATCCTGAAACGGCATCCGGCCCTGCGGTGACCTCGAACGAGCCGACGGGCATCGCCTTCGGACAATTGCTGCGTGAATACGGCAGCACCTTGTTTCAGCCGCAGCACGGACCGCTGACGACGGACATGCGGCTGGCGCGTGAGGCATTGATCTCGGGCGATGCGGGGCTGACGCGCTTCCTGCATTCGCTGCAAAA contains:
- the folP gene encoding dihydropteroate synthase, coding for MFRWRFGNHDLDLTHRGLIMGIVNVTPDSFSDGGRFNDHGRAVEHALALIAEGADILDIGGESTRPGAEPVEEAEELRRVLPVIRAVRSQTKALISIDTMKAAVARAALDAGADIINDVTGLRADAAMPRLAAQTSAGLVVMHMTGTPQTMQANPHYDDVVAEVRGYFENRLRLLENEGIAPERVVLDPGFGFGKTLEHNLTLMRELPKLAALRPLLIGVSRKSMIAKVLHSDAMDDRFWPTIALSAYAREHGARIVRVHDVRPNREALRMMEAILTSV